GTCTGGATGTCCGTGTAGGCGAGGCCGGCCTCTTCCAGGGCGCGCACGAGGAGGTAATGGACGTTCGAGCCCTTGTTGAGCGCAACCTTCTTCCCCTTCAGGTCGGCGACGGAGCGGATCGGGCTGTCCTTCCGCACGACGATCGCCTCGCTCTTCGGGGCGGGCGGCTCGTGGGCGAGGTAGACGAGGGGCGCGCCGGCGCCCTGGGCGAAGATCGGCGGCGTCTCGCCGACGACGCCGATGTCGACGGCCTTGGCGTTCAGTGCCTCCAGGAGCTGCGGCCCGCCCGGGAATTCCCGCCACTCGGCCCGGACGCCGAGGGGCCTGAGTGCCGCGTCCAGGCTGCCGCGGGCCTTCAGCAGGAGCATCGTGCCGTATTTCTGGTAGCCGACGCGCAGGACGCGATCGGCCCGGGCCGGGCTCCCGGTCGCGAGCGCCGCGAGGGTCGCAGCCGTTCCGGTGGCGAAGGCGCGTCTGGTGAGCGTCATGTCGGACGAACTTCCATGGTTGCGGGCATCGGTGAGGGACCGGGGCGGACGAAGTCCGGTTCGCCGCAGGGCTGTCCCGGGAAAGAGAAGGGGCGCATCTCCCCTCTCCCGTGTGGGAGAGGGGCCGTGGGGATCGAAGATCCCGCGCTTGATTCTAGAAGGGATTTTCCGCCTACAGACCTGTGCCTGCGGGAAGAAGGGAAACCCGCGCCTTTTCCTGTTTCCAGGACAGCCCTGCATTTGCCGAGGGCCCGGATCGCATCGAGGGAGTGGGCTGGGACCGGCTCAGCCGATCTGGCCGTCGAGGTCGAACTGCTTGGCGGCGGCCAGCCGCTGCGACCGCTGCCGGTCGTCGTCGGTCGCCCCGTCTCCCCGCCGGGCGGTGCTCCGGTCATCGGCGGCGTTGTGCCGGGCCGCATCGCCGGGCTTGAGCCCGCCGACGCTTCTGCCTGGCGCTATGTCGGACCTCCCGGCCGTCTGGCGCGACCACAGGCTCATCGTGATCATTCCTCTTCCCGAACAAGGACGGCGCAGGCTCGCTTTGTCGCCATGATAAATTCGAAGAAAGACGCAAGTCGATAGATTTATATTTCTTTATACGGCGGGAAGTGGAGGCGATCTTTTCGAGGCGTCGTCGTTCCAGGCATGCGCTTCTCCTCGCGGCGCCCGCACCGGAAGCACGGCCGGGATGCGCCCCGGATCACGCCGCGAGAGCGACGTGGTGGCACGCGAGGCTCCCGCTGGCAGCAGAGCGCAGAGGCGGGGCCTCGGCGCGGCATTGCCCGGTCGCCAGGGTGCAGCGGGGCACGAACGAGCATCCCCCTTCCCCGGCCGCCCCGGCCTCGTCGTCGGGCTTCTCGCACGCTTCTTGCCGGACATGCGGGTGATCGCGATGGCCGGGCACCGCGCCGAGGAGGTCCTGCATGTCGGGATGGAGGGGGTTCCCGGCGAGCCGCGCCTGCGGCCCGGTCCCGACCAGGTGTCCGCCGAGCATCGCGGCGACTGGGCTCGCCGCGTGACGGGCTATCGGGATGGCCGCACGCGACGCAGGACGCCGTGCGCCGCCATCCCGACGAGCATCGCGACGACGAACACGATCACCGGCGGCAGCCCGGTGGAGAGCGCCGCCACCGCAGGCCCGGGGCAGAAGCCCGACAGGCCCCAGCCGACGCCGAACAGGGCGGCGCCGAGGACGAGGGGCCGGTCGATCCGGGTCCGGGTCGGCCAGTCGAACCGTTCCGCCAGGAGCGGCCGGCGCAGGCGGCGCGCCAGCGCGGTGCCGAGGGTCGAGGCCGCGACGGCCCCGGCGAGCACGACAGCGAGGGTCGGGTCCCAGGCGCCGGTCACGTCGAGGAAGCCGCGCACCCGGGCGGGGTCGAGCATGCCGGACAGGGCGAGCCCGAGCCCGAACAGGAGACCGGACAGAAGGGCGGCGAAGAGTCGGAGCATCGGCATCACGCCAGCACCCGCTCGAGGGCGACCGTGAGCATCCCGCTTGCCAGAAACACCGCGACCGCCACGGCCGAGCGCGGCGACAGCCGGGCGAGGCCGCAGACCCCGTGGCCGGAGGTGCAGCCCGAACCGAGCCGCGTGCCGAAGCCGACGAGCAGCCCCGCGAGCGCCAGCACCGGCAGGCTCGCCTCGATCCGCATCGCGGGCCAGCCGCCGGCGGCGAGCGCGAAGACCGGCGGGCCGAGGACGAGGCCGGCGAGGAAGGCGAGTCCGGTGCGCCAGGACTCTCCGGCGGCACCCTCGCCGGCCGGCCGGGCGAGGCCGGCGACGAGGCCGCTGATCCCGGCGATGCGGCCGTCGAGGAGGAGGAACAGGGCGGCCGACAGGCCGATCAGGAGCCCGCCGGCGAAGGCGGAAGCGACGATGCTCATCGGGTGGCCCGGGTTCGAGGCGGGGGCTGCCGGATCTCCGGCGTGCCTCATGCCGTAGCGGAGGGAAAAGCGCGGAACAAGGCTTGCGGCACGTGGTTGTTTCGTTGATTATGTAGATAAATCAATGGGTTGGCGAAATATATGCTCTTGTCGGCGCCGTTCGCGATCATGGCCTTCTCCGGTCTGGCCGGAAACGAGGGAGGTTCTTCCCACCCGAAGATCCGCGGCGCATGGCAGGGATCTTCGCTGGCCGCATCGGAGGATCACGCCATGGCTTCAGCGACCATGACACGCGGCGACGAGGTGGTGTTCGACCGGCTCGACCTCGCGGATGCACTGGGGATCTGGCGCAACGCCAAGGGACGGGTCGTCGGCATCCACGGCCAGGACGGCCGCACGCCGACCATCGACGTCGTGTTCGACGGCCACGAGATCCTGCAGCGCTACCTGCCGGACCTGTTCCGGCGCGTGCAGTAACACTTTCATCACGGAGATACCCCCGGCATGGATGCGGCCCTGCCGCCCGCCCTTCGGGCGGGCGCCTCCACGTTGCGACAGCCCCCTTTGCGCGCGACGAGCCACTGCACGGCGGAGGCCGACGTCTGGGCCGAGTTGCGCGCCGAGGCGGAGGCGGCCTTGATCGAGGAGCCGCTCTATGCCGGGATCATCCAGGCGACGATCCTCGACCAGCGCAGCCTCGCCCAGGCGCTGGCCTACCGCCTCGCGCACCGGCTCGGCGACGGCGACCTCGCCCGGTTGTCGATGCGCGACCTGTGCCTCGCCGCCTTCGAGGCCGATCCGCATGCCGGCGCCCACGCGGTGCGCGACCTGATCGCGATTCGCGAGCGCGACCCGACCTGCCGCCGCTACCTCGACCCGTTCCTGTTCTACAAAGGCTTCGCCGCCCTCGAAGGCTACCGGGTCGCCCATTGGCTCTGGCACCAGGGCCGGATGACGCTCGCCCTCCACGTCCAGAGCCGGATCTCCGAGGTGTTCGGCTGCGACATCCACCCGGCGGCGCGGATCGGATCCGGCGTGTTCATCGATCACGCCACCGGCGTCGTCATCGGCGAGACCACGATGGTCGCCGACGACGTCTCGATCCTGCAATCGGTGACCCTCGGCGGCAACGGCAAGGAGAGCGGCGACCGCCACCCCAAAATCGAGCGCGGGGTCCTGCTCAGCGTCGGCGCCAAGGTGCTCGGCAACATCCGGGTCGGCGAGGGCGCCAAGGTCGCGGCCGCCGCGGTGGTGCTGCACGAGGTCCCGCCCCACACCACCGTGGCGGGCGTGCCGGCCCGGGTGGTGTCGCGCATCCCGCGCAACGAGGAGCCGGCCCTGACCATGGACCAGTTCTTCGGCGACGGGATCTGACGACCTGAAAATCCCTTTCGGAGAGGGTTCATCGCCGGATCGCCGCACGGCCGCGGTTCCGTGGAGTTTTTTTCTAGATATGCGGCTATTTTTAGAGATTATTTTTGTTTAACGGTAAGGCGGGAGAAAAATTGGCGCCGAACGCCACGATAATCGAAAAAACATTCTATTGACCCTCGCGGCTGATCGCCGCTATCGCTGCGTCAGCGAAGCAGGACGGTCCGTATTCCGAAGTGACCGCCGCCATCGCCGATGTCGAGACGCCAGAACAGGCAAGATGGTCGGCTCACGACCATCTTTCGCAACTTGCCGTCCTGTGCGGATGGTGAGCGCTGCTGGCGTCGAATGCGCAAGACTATCGGGCCGGGACCGGCCCGCACCGGCTACACGGAGACGAATCTCGATGAGCGGACCGGGTTTGAGCGTCAGCGCCTCAGCCGCACGCAATCTCGCCACGGCGACCGTCACCTCGGTCCAGAACGCGGCCAACACGCCGCGCTTCCTGCTGCGGCTGCTGCCCTTCGTCGACGTCCCGGGCGGCGTCTACCGGGTCAACCGCCGCGCCGTCGTGCTGGCCAAGCCCGGCCGCATCGACCTCGCGACCGAGGGCGAGACCCGCACGGTCAAGGCCGGATCCTTGCGCGCCGTGCCGCTGTTCAGCCGCCTCGGGGACGCCGAGCTGGCGGCGCTGGCGGGCAAGTTCACCGAGAGCCGGCACCAGGCCGGAGAGGTCATCGCCGAGGAGGGCTCGACCGGGCGCAGCCTCGTCGTGGTGGCCGACGGCACCGTCGAGCTGACCCTGTCGGGCCCCTATAAAGGCCGCCTGCGTCAGGGGCTCGCCACCCGCGGTGATCATTTCGGCGATGGCGACCTCGTCGGCGAGCCGGGTCCTGCCCCGGCCGTCAAGGCGCTCTCGGCGGTGACGCTGCTGACCCTCGACCGCGCCGCGATCGAGGACGAGGCCATCGCCTCGCGCATCGCCCAACACCGCGAGGAGCGCGACCGGCTCAAGGGCCACACCAACTCCCACGGCGAGCAGGGCATCGAATTGCTGGCGGTCCATGCCGGCGAGCCGCGCCTGCCGACCACCTTCGTCGATTACGAGATCGACCCGCGCGAGTACCACCTCTCGACGATCCAGACGATCCTCAACACCCATACCCGCGTCACCGACCTCTACTCCAACGAGATCGATCAGCTGCGCGAGCAGATCCGCCTCACGGTCGATGCCGTGAAGGAGCGCGAGGAATGGGAGCTTCTGAACAACTCGCAGTTCGGCCTGCTCAACGAGGTGGCGCCGCGCCAGCGCATCCCGACCCGCGGCGGTCCGCCGACCCCGGACGACCTCGACGAGCTCCTGACCCTGGTGTGGAAGAAGCCCGCCTTCTTCGTGGCCCACCCGCGCGCCATCGCGGCCTTCGGCCGGGAGGCGACCCGCCGCGGCGTGCCGCCGGTGGTGGTGCACCTGTTCGGCGCGCCCTTCATCACCTGGCGCGGCGTGCCGCTCGTCCCCAGCGACAAGCTGCCGATCGACATCGACCCGGTGACGGGGGCCCAGACCACCTCGATCCTGCTCTTGCGCGTCGGCGAGGGCGAGCAGGGCGTGGTCGGCCTGCACAAGTCGGGCGTGACCGGCGAGATCGAGCCCGGCCTGTCGGTGCGCTACATGGGCACCAACGACCACTCGATCGCCTCGCACCTCGTGACCCGCTACTTCTCGGCCGCGGTGCTGGTCGAGGACGCGATCGCCCGTCTCGATAACGTGCTGCTCGGCAACTACCATGACTATGCTTGAGGCGCCGTCCGGCTTCCCCTCCGGGACGCCGGCCGAACTCGCCCACGCGGATCTCGTCGGGCGCCTCGCCCGCGAGATCTACGGGCAGGGCCAGGCTTTGAGCGCCCCCTTCGCGCCGGTGCTGCCGGCGGGACCTCAGGTCCCGCAGGCGCTCGACTCCCTCCCCTCGACCCCGGCTCCGGCCGGGGCCACCCCTTCGGGGGTCGAGCCCGGCCTGTCCGCCCTCGGCGCCCGCTCCTTCGGAGCGCCGCCGGTCGGCCTGCCGGGTGTGACTGGCCCCTCGGTCGCCAA
This is a stretch of genomic DNA from Methylobacterium sp. 17Sr1-1. It encodes these proteins:
- a CDS encoding sulfonate ABC transporter substrate-binding protein, giving the protein MTLTRRAFATGTAATLAALATGSPARADRVLRVGYQKYGTMLLLKARGSLDAALRPLGVRAEWREFPGGPQLLEALNAKAVDIGVVGETPPIFAQGAGAPLVYLAHEPPAPKSEAIVVRKDSPIRSVADLKGKKVALNKGSNVHYLLVRALEEAGLAYTDIQTVFLAPADGRAAFDGGSVDAWVIWDPFLAAVEVSSGARVLQDATGLAANHQFYVGERSFTESQPQAIDAVLAAIAVIDRETNGVTEAAARELSPAVGMPVPILAKALARQSWGVAPLGADVVAGQQRIADTFLRLGLLPRPIQVADAVRQARS
- a CDS encoding oligopeptide/dipeptide ABC transporter ATP-binding protein; its protein translation is MLGGHLVGTGPQARLAGNPLHPDMQDLLGAVPGHRDHPHVRQEACEKPDDEAGAAGEGGCSFVPRCTLATGQCRAEAPPLRSAASGSLACHHVALAA
- a CDS encoding DUF6691 family protein; this encodes MPMLRLFAALLSGLLFGLGLALSGMLDPARVRGFLDVTGAWDPTLAVVLAGAVAASTLGTALARRLRRPLLAERFDWPTRTRIDRPLVLGAALFGVGWGLSGFCPGPAVAALSTGLPPVIVFVVAMLVGMAAHGVLRRVRPSR
- a CDS encoding YeeE/YedE thiosulfate transporter family protein translates to MSIVASAFAGGLLIGLSAALFLLLDGRIAGISGLVAGLARPAGEGAAGESWRTGLAFLAGLVLGPPVFALAAGGWPAMRIEASLPVLALAGLLVGFGTRLGSGCTSGHGVCGLARLSPRSAVAVAVFLASGMLTVALERVLA
- the cysE gene encoding serine O-acetyltransferase; protein product: MDAALPPALRAGASTLRQPPLRATSHCTAEADVWAELRAEAEAALIEEPLYAGIIQATILDQRSLAQALAYRLAHRLGDGDLARLSMRDLCLAAFEADPHAGAHAVRDLIAIRERDPTCRRYLDPFLFYKGFAALEGYRVAHWLWHQGRMTLALHVQSRISEVFGCDIHPAARIGSGVFIDHATGVVIGETTMVADDVSILQSVTLGGNGKESGDRHPKIERGVLLSVGAKVLGNIRVGEGAKVAAAAVVLHEVPPHTTVAGVPARVVSRIPRNEEPALTMDQFFGDGI
- a CDS encoding family 2B encapsulin nanocompartment shell protein encodes the protein MSGPGLSVSASAARNLATATVTSVQNAANTPRFLLRLLPFVDVPGGVYRVNRRAVVLAKPGRIDLATEGETRTVKAGSLRAVPLFSRLGDAELAALAGKFTESRHQAGEVIAEEGSTGRSLVVVADGTVELTLSGPYKGRLRQGLATRGDHFGDGDLVGEPGPAPAVKALSAVTLLTLDRAAIEDEAIASRIAQHREERDRLKGHTNSHGEQGIELLAVHAGEPRLPTTFVDYEIDPREYHLSTIQTILNTHTRVTDLYSNEIDQLREQIRLTVDAVKEREEWELLNNSQFGLLNEVAPRQRIPTRGGPPTPDDLDELLTLVWKKPAFFVAHPRAIAAFGREATRRGVPPVVVHLFGAPFITWRGVPLVPSDKLPIDIDPVTGAQTTSILLLRVGEGEQGVVGLHKSGVTGEIEPGLSVRYMGTNDHSIASHLVTRYFSAAVLVEDAIARLDNVLLGNYHDYA